acagagagaggaacagactaaaccaacagacggaggaacagactaaaccaacagagggaggaacagactaaaccaacagagggaggaacagactaaaccaacagagggaggaacagactaaaccaacagatggaggaacagactaaacctgcAGAGGGggtaacagactaaaccaacagagggaggaacagactaaaccagcagagggaggaacagactaaaccagcagagggaggaataGACTAAAaaaaacagatggaggaacagactaaaccaacagagggaggaacagactaaaccaacagagggaggaacagactaaaccagcagagggaggaacagactaaaccagcagagggaggaataGACTAAAaaaaacagatggaggaacagactaaaccaacagagggaggaacagactaaaccaacagagggaggaacagactaaaccaacagagggaggaacagactaaaccaacagatggaggaacagactaaacaaacagatagaggaacagactaaaccaccagagggaggaacagactaaaccaacagagggaggaacagactaaaccaacagagggaggaacggaaTAAATCAACAGAGGGGGGaaaagactaaaccaacagaggggggaacagactaattcaacagaggggggaacggactaaagagcagagggaggaagaaactaaaccaacagatggaggaacatactaaaccagcagagggaagAACAGACTAAACTagcagagggaggaacggactaaaccctcagagggaggaacggactaaatcaacagaggggggaaaagactaaaccaacagaggggggaacagactaattcaacagaggggggaacggactaaagagcagagggaggaagaaactaaaccaacagatggaggaacatactaaaccagcagagggaagAACAGACTAAACTagcagagggaggaacggactaaaccctcagagggaggaacggactaaatcaacagaggggggaacggactaaaccaacagagggggaaacagactaaaccagcagagggaggaacggactaaaccagcagagggaggaacagactaaaccagcagagggaggaacagactaatccaacagagttaggaacagactaaaccaacagacaaaggaacagactaaaccaacagagggaggaacagactaaaccaacagagggaggaacagactaaaccaacagatggaggaagaaacaaaaccaacagatggaggaacagactaaaccaacagatggaggaacagactaaaccaacagagggaggaacagactaaaccaacacacaaagcaacagactaaaccaacagagggaggaacggactaaaccagcagagggaggaacagactaaaccagcagagggaggaacagactaaaccagcagagggaggaacggactaaaccaacagagggaggaacagactaatccaacagagggaggaacagactaaaccaacagatggaggaagaaacaaaaccaacagacaaaggaacagactaaaccaacagagggaggaacagactaaaccaacagagggaggaacagactaaaccaacagagggaggaacggactaaacccgcagagggaggaacggactaaaccaacagagggaggaacagactaaacctgcagaggggggaacagactaaaccaacagagggaggaacagactaaacctgcagagggaggaacagactaaaccaacagagggaggaacagactaaaccaacaaacaaagaaacagactaaaccaacagatggaggaacagactaaaccaacagatggaggaacagactaaaccaacagagggaggaacagactaaaccaacagagggaggaacagactaaaccaacagatggtggaagagactaaaccaacagagggggtaacggactaaaccaacagagtgAGGAAGAAACTAAACCAAAAGAGGGGGGaacggactaaaccaacagaggggggaacggactaaaccaacagagggggtaacagactaaaccaacagacagaggaacagacagTGGAGCAGATCAACCCCAGACCACAGACAGAGCAGCCATGTCTCACCGGCAACAGATCTGAACACAGAGAGGGTTTATGCTTGGAttaccactgctacacacacacactgacacatgctcatacacacacacactgacagacacacactgacagacacacacacacacacacacacacacactctgaaggAGTCTGTGCTGCTGAGTAACtgggtctggtgtgtgtgtgtcctggtgcATCGgtgtgtgtaccagtgtgtgtagCGCGGTGTGTGTCGGAGGACGGTGGTATGGCGCGCTGGGAGAGCCGGTCGTGGAGTTGGTCATTAAtgatgtctctcctcctctctctgtctgctcacgGTAAgaacactgctgtgtgtgtgtatgtctgtgtgtgtgtttatgtgtgtctgtgctgtgtgtgtgtttagtgtgtgtgtgtgtgtgtgtgtgtgtgtgtgtgtgtgtgtgtgtgtgtgtgtgttcactattGCACCTCAAACGTCTGGAAATGTGGGCtcaacagcgagagagagagactataaaaTCCATTATCTTCAGCATGTCATTATTTTGTCTGAATGTGTCGCTGACTTTGGAATATAGTATGGAATGAGTGTTTTTTCTGTCTGTTACTGCTAGTAATAAACTCTGGCTCTGATAGCTTCTTCATTGGTCATCAGAGAGTGTAATCGATCAGCTGATAGCTTCTTTATTGATCACTGATGTTGTTTTGCCAACGGGCAACTGCTGTCCcagatcacaaacacacacacacacactgacacaagcGTGCACACGGGCACACACTTGTATGCACGTTCACGTGTGTGCACAAtcacaaatacaaacacagatGGAGTTGATCAAACATTAGTGTAGAAGAGATAAGGAATTTGAATtacatgacctgtgtgtgtgtgtgtgtgtgtgtgtgtgtgtgtgtgtgtgtgtgtgtgtgtgtgtgtgtgtgtgtgtgtgtgtgtgtgtgtgtgtgtgtgtgtgtgtgtgtgtgtgtgtgtgtgtgtgtgtgtgtgtgtgtgtgtgtgtgtgtgtgtgtgtactgcgtaTTGGAATGTGTGTGGACCCACCCTGTGAGGTCCATCTGCCCTGTGGCCCCAGAGAGCAACATTCTGTCACAATGTATCACCgtcaacacaagcacacacactcatattgtgtgtgtgcgcatgtgtgttagTGGCCAACCAGTATAGCTACCCATGATCCTGTGCTCTCCTGCCAGGAGAGGTTGCTGGGACTGAGCTCTGACCAATCGCAGCCAAGCCAACCTGGTTACCGTAGTCAGAGCTATGTTTCTATGGCTACAGATCTGTTACTATGGTAACAAACTGTATGTGTAGTGGCATGTCCATACATTTCTCCTCTCGGCTCCTCTCCTTTCCGCTCCTCTCCTTTCTGCTCCTCCtctttctgctcctctcctctccgctcctctcctctcctttccactcttctcctctcctgtggtGTCCGTCTATAGATTGCTGTGTGTATTTCGACATGGTCAGTGTTTAACCTATAGCTGTAATCCTAATCTAATTTCATCTGTGGTCAGTAGAGCATGTTAGAACATCACTGCTCCTAATCCACACTGACACACAGCTTCTGCTTCACAGtatagaaggagggagggagggagagagagagagcagttttCAATTAATTTTAATTGAGCACATCAGCTTCCAATCACGCTACTCTGGATTTTGAATGATCATGGCTGCGAATTGAATAAAATCCATTGCAATGGTGTTGTCTGTctcctgtgtatgtgtgggtgtgtcctGATCTATTTGTTGTTTCTGATTGACCTGACAGGAGACCTCTCATTGACCACCGTCAGCAGGACGGAAGTCCAGCACAGCCAATCATCTTTCTCCGCTTTAGAAAGGGCGGTGCTTATCGGTGATGACTCAGCAGAGCTgattggtttagggttaggactagCGGCTGGACTTCCTCTCAGCGCCATCAAACGCAAACCCTCTCACAGAAGACACTCCCACTTGGACTTCACTGAACAGGACGATCAGCCAATCAGAGAAGAGCTAACTGGCGGGGAATCTCAGGAACGCTCAGATGATATCATCAAGGTGGAGTTCCATAACCCCGACCGCcccttgacccctgacctctcgtctgattctgattggctgacGGCTGTAGTTCAGCCCCTGCAGCAGCGGGCGGGAGACCCCACAGCCTGGACTCTGTCAGATTTCTACGACTACTTGTCCCCCGATGACGAACTCTCCACCATAGACACAACCCTTGACCCTGATCCGACCCTGACCCCTCTGGCAGACATGGAGGATGAAAACCCATCGCTCACTGGCTCCCCTGTCCCCAATGTTACCCCTGACAATGATGACCCCCAGCCACCCTCTCAGTCTCAGCCCCCCTCTCAGTCTcaatccccccctcctcctttccctcctcagGGGTCAGATGGGTGTGGTCTGGGCTTTGTGAGGTCAGAGGTCgggggtgagtgtgtgtctcagtgtgacGCACAGCCTGACTTCTGCTACAACAGAGGAGTTTGTACCATCGCTACCGGAATAGGAGCATTCTGCAGGTAATTTTGCACAATCATCAGTGGAAAGAAATACATGTACAATAATGTGGGTGGGGGCTTAGTGGTTTGTACACTACAGAACAATATACAGCTGGTGTCTTTCTAACAAAACCagaatagaggacagatagaCACCCCACTGACAAACATGTAGAAACATGCAGGGCCACAAGCCTACTCAGCAGGGGGGGTCCATATGTCCTTACCCAACCTGAACCTCCCCTTCCacatgtcaaacacacacacaccctctctgatCCAGTTGATCTTATTATAGGACTAGTCTGGGCTGATTCTCTCTTAATTACTGGACAGACTTCTGATCTAACCTAGGACAGGCACATGTAGGCCCTATAAAATCTGAGATGCAGAGAACAAGGACtgaatcacggaatccagacattaaaacagaattcaacaatattcaaaaatgtattgaacttagtagggaatcaactaaatgtattgaaaatgtattaatttgaCGAAGTGTATAGTAAGACATGAacagaatgcatcagtgattcataCTGAAGAAGCAGCGAGAATCCTGTACCACTTTGTGTAGCTGTTCGAGATGATGCTAATGAAGAAGCTAGTGGTAGATgcaaaggctttcccaaaaacattcttaattaaatgttaactacagaGTAGCCTATGATTACCTGGCAGAATAATTTCCTGATTATTTGGGTATTTCTTTTGCAAACTCTACCGTCTCATGTGCACTCCAAAAACACTGCTAAAAACAGCCTTATGCTAGGTGAGCACTgcaattaaagggtaactacatgcaaaaaaaaaaatgtttttaaaaaatgtcccAAACCTCAatagtggtctcctgatgtgctTTAAGCATGGCTGAGGACTTAGAACATCCAAAGTTTCTGTTTTTCTACAGTACTAGTAGCAGTACATCAACTCATTGACATTGCCTTGTAACAACAATCGTCAGATAGCGCGGCAGTTTGTTTTAGAGACACAAATACTTCCTGAATtctactgcctgtctgtctattcTATAGTTAAAATATCCCCCCACCCCTATCTCTCTAGATGTAATGTTCAGGACTATATGTGGAACAAGGGCTCTCGTTGTGATTGGGTGGTGACAGACTTCCAGGTGCTGTGTGTGGTAGTGGGTGTGGCCTCTACGACCCTTATCctactcatcatcatcatcgtcttcTTCGCCAAACGACTCCACCGCCTGAGGATTGAGAACAGGCGACTCCGCAAACGCAGGTCAGTGTATgtctaagagagaaagagacagaaataatcgaatcacattttatttgtcacatgcgctgaatacaacaggtgtagacctcaccgtgaaatgctttattacaagcccttaaccaacaatgcagttcaatatatagagttaagaaaatactaaataaactaaagtgaaaaaaaatatatgcgagagagctacagagagagaggggaaaagagatagaggggaagagagatacagagaaagagaggggaagagagatacagagaaagagaggggaagagagatacagagaaagagaggggaagagagatacagagaaatagaggggaagagagatacagagaaagagaggggaagagagatacagagagagaggggaagagcgatacagagaaagagaggggaagagagatgcagagatagagaggggaagagagatacagagaaagagaggggaagagagatggagagaaagagaggggaagagagatacagagaaagagaggggaagagagatacagagaaagagaggggaagagagatacagagaaagagagacacagagaaagagagggaaaagagatacagagaaagagaggggaagagagatacagagaaagagaggggaagagagatacagagaaagagagatacagagaaagagaaacacagagaaagggagacacagagaaagagagacacagagaaagagagacacagagaaagggagacacagaaaaagagagatacagagaaagagagacagagaaagagaggggaagagagatacagagaaagagagatgcagagagatacagagaaagagaggggaagagagatacagagagaggggaagagagatacagagaagagagggaaagagagatggaaagaaagagaggggaagagagacacagagaaagagaggggaagagagaaacagagaaagagaggggaagagagaagcagagaaagagaggggaagagagataaagagaaagagagggggagagagatacagagaaagagaggggaagagagatgcagagaaagagagatacagagaaagagagtggaagagagatacagagaaagagaggggaagagagatacagagaagagaggagaagagagatggagagaaagagcggggaagagagatagagggaaagagagatgcagagaaagagaggggaagagagatggagagaaagagaggggaagagagacacagagaaagaaagaaacagagaaagagaggggaagagagatacagagaaaggattgatgcagagaacgacaggggacgagagatacagagaaagagagaaagagaggggaagagagatacagagaaagagagatacagagaaagataggggaagagagatacagagaaagagaggggaagagagatacagagaaagagaggggaagagagatagaggggaagagaggggaagagagatacagagaaagagatgggaagagagatggagagtaagagaggggaagagagatacagagaaagagaggggaagagagatacagagaaagagaggggaagagagatggagagaaagagagtggaagagagatggagagaaagagaggggaagagagatacagagaaagagaggggaagagagatggagagaaagagagtggaagagagatggagagaaagagaggggaagagagatacagagaaagagaggggaagagagatacagagaaagagaggggaagcaagatacagagaaagagaggggaagagagatacagagaagagatgagaagagagatggagagaaagagaggggaagagagatagagggaaagagagatgcagagaaagagaggggaagagagatggagagaaagagaggggaagagagacacagagaaagaaagaacagagaaagagaggggaagagagatacagagaaaggattaatgcagagaacgacaggggacgagagatacagagaaagagagatacagagaaagagaggggaagagatgcagagaaagagaagtgaagagagatacagagaaagagaggggaagagagatatagagaaagagagatacagagaaagagaggggaagagagatacagagaaagacagatacagagaaagagaggggaagagagatacagagaaagagaggggaagagagatacagagaaagagagatacagagaacgagaggggaagagagatacagagaaagagagatacggagaaagagaggggaagagagttacagagaaagagagatacagagaatgagagtggaagagagatggagagaaagagaggggaagagagatacagagaaagagaggggaagagagatacagagaaagagaggggaagagagatggagagaaagagagtggaagagagatggagagaaagagaggggaagagagatacagagaaagagaggggaagagagatagaggggaagagaggggaagagagatacagagaaagagatgggaagagagatagagagatacagagaaagagaggggaagcgagaaacagagaaagagaagggaagagagatggagagtaagagaggggaagagagatacagagaaagagaggggaagagagatacagagaaagagaggggaagagagatacagagaaagagaggggaagagagatacagagaagagaggagaagagagatggagagaaagagaggggaagagagatagagggaaagagagatgcagagaaagagaggggaagagagatggagagaaagagaggggaagagagacacagagaaagaaagaaacagagaaagagaggggaagagagatacagagaaaggattaatgcagagaacgacaggggacgagagatacagagaaagagagatacagagaaagagaggggaagagagatacagagaaagagagatacagagaaaggtaggggaagagagatacagagaaagagaggggaagagagatacagagaaagagagatacagagaacgagaggggaagagacatacagagaaagagagatacggagaaagagaggggaagagagatacagagaaagagaggggaagagagatacagagaaagagaggggaagagagtggaagagagatggagagaaagagaggggaagagagatacagagaaagagaggggaagagagatacagagaaagagaggggaagcgagatacagagaaagagag
The DNA window shown above is from Oncorhynchus mykiss isolate Arlee chromosome 18, USDA_OmykA_1.1, whole genome shotgun sequence and carries:
- the LOC110519664 gene encoding chondroitin sulfate proteoglycan 5-like isoform X3; the protein is MARWESRSWSWSLMMSLLLSLSAHGDLSLTTVSRTEVQHSQSSFSALERAVLIGDDSAELIGLGLGLAAGLPLSAIKRKPSHRRHSHLDFTEQDDQPIREELTGGESQERSDDIIKVEFHNPDRPLTPDLSSDSDWLTAVVQPLQQRAGDPTAWTLSDFYDYLSPDDELSTIDTTLDPDPTLTPLADMEDENPSLTGSPVPNVTPDNDDPQPPSQSQPPSQSQSPPPPFPPQGSDGCGLGFVRSEVGGECVSQCDAQPDFCYNRGVCTIATGIGAFCRCNVQDYMWNKGSRCDWVVTDFQVLCVVVGVASTTLILLIIIIVFFAKRLHRLRIENRRLRKRSIYRPHSEMQTDGFSVSTAQDGSHANRARSSCIWEYKPRHPYCQDDPQKMEDPVKSQFTQGEESLNIANSHSPKHINNRPAHSSDHTPNADQEVNREEANSSPSNNIY
- the LOC110519664 gene encoding chondroitin sulfate proteoglycan 5-like isoform X2; its protein translation is MARWESRSWSWSLMMSLLLSLSAHGDLSLTTVSRTEVQHSQSSFSALERAVLIGDDSAELIGLGLGLAAGLPLSAIKRKPSHRRHSHLDFTEQDDQPIREELTGGESQERSDDIIKVEFHNPDRPLTPDLSSDSDWLTAVVQPLQQRAGDPTAWTLSDFYDYLSPDDELSTIDTTLDPDPTLTPLADMEDENPSLTGSPVPNVTPDNDDPQPPSQSQPPSQSQSPPPPFPPQGSDGCGLGFVRSEVGGECVSQCDAQPDFCYNRGVCTIATGIGAFCRCNVQDYMWNKGSRCDWVVTDFQVLCVVVGVASTTLILLIIIIVFFAKRLHRLRIENRRLRKRSIYRPHSEMQTDGFSVSTAQDGSHANVRKLCDSPPPPPQPHAHNLAYYDNIICQDDPQKMEDPVKSQFTQGEESLNIANSHSPKHINNRPAHSSDHTPNADQESINVYPPLTLNPIYF
- the LOC110519664 gene encoding chondroitin sulfate proteoglycan 5-like isoform X4; protein product: MARWESRSWSWSLMMSLLLSLSAHGDLSLTTVSRTEVQHSQSSFSALERAVLIGDDSAELIGLGLGLAAGLPLSAIKRKPSHRRHSHLDFTEQDDQPIREELTGGESQERSDDIIKVEFHNPDRPLTPDLSSDSDWLTAVVQPLQQRAGDPTAWTLSDFYDYLSPDDELSTIDTTLDPDPTLTPLADMEDENPSLTGSPVPNVTPDNDDPQPPSQSQPPSQSQSPPPPFPPQGSDGCGLGFVRSEVGGECVSQCDAQPDFCYNRGVCTIATGIGAFCRCNVQDYMWNKGSRCDWVVTDFQVLCVVVGVASTTLILLIIIIVFFAKRLHRLRIENRRLRKRSIYRPHSEMQTDGFSVSTAQDGSHANDDPQKMEDPVKSQFTQGEESLNIANSHSPKHINNRPAHSSDHTPNADQEVNREEANSSPSNNIY
- the LOC110519664 gene encoding chondroitin sulfate proteoglycan 5-like isoform X1, which codes for MARWESRSWSWSLMMSLLLSLSAHGDLSLTTVSRTEVQHSQSSFSALERAVLIGDDSAELIGLGLGLAAGLPLSAIKRKPSHRRHSHLDFTEQDDQPIREELTGGESQERSDDIIKVEFHNPDRPLTPDLSSDSDWLTAVVQPLQQRAGDPTAWTLSDFYDYLSPDDELSTIDTTLDPDPTLTPLADMEDENPSLTGSPVPNVTPDNDDPQPPSQSQPPSQSQSPPPPFPPQGSDGCGLGFVRSEVGGECVSQCDAQPDFCYNRGVCTIATGIGAFCRCNVQDYMWNKGSRCDWVVTDFQVLCVVVGVASTTLILLIIIIVFFAKRLHRLRIENRRLRKRSIYRPHSEMQTDGFSVSTAQDGSHANVRKLCDSPPPPPQPHAHNLAYYDNIICQDDPQKMEDPVKSQFTQGEESLNIANSHSPKHINNRPAHSSDHTPNADQEVNREEANSSPSNNIY